Proteins encoded together in one Labeo rohita strain BAU-BD-2019 chromosome 21, IGBB_LRoh.1.0, whole genome shotgun sequence window:
- the slc47a1 gene encoding multidrug and toxin extrusion protein 1 isoform X2 has protein sequence MDKAGMPEACGSLASNEQITEATAPSSKLFCCSCVRRWVPLAYREELYHVLRLSMPLLISRISNFLLPFVITIFCGHLGNAELAGYALASATFGSKNLKRVGEILQRSILILLLFCLPCWAILMNAESILLTLKQEPEVARIAQLYVMAFLPAVPAMFLHQLQVSYLQNQGIILPQMYTAVAANILNIATNYILLYSMKLGVMGSAAANSISQISICLLLFAYIRWKKLHVKTWGGWSTAALQEWGSYMKLAIPSTLMLCFEWWIYEIGGFLAGMLGEVDLAAQHVLLEVGTITYMFPLGVHAAACVRVGNALGAGDTNRALITSKVTLLITGVLAVLQGIVMGSSKSVVGYIFTSDESIVKIVSEILTLFIFLQFFDALVCVCSGILVGAGKQKIAALSNLICYYCIGLPVGISLMFLAELRILGLWLGLFICVIIQSCFFTTLIFKLNWKKVTEHAQKRAGKHAKVVCVQKAPSIGQSVLDTLVSEGQDSNVQTPDIGASASIPEPWDDITGNKVQLTSNSSGVARYVQGSTQEQVKLVMASEYGETQSKTLLSTNQLVLRRGLTLLTTVMILIAGVAVHVTCPLPETFSPHHSNLTKDSGNFSTSNILLNTTSS, from the exons ATGGATAAAGCTGGGATGCCTGAGGCTTGCGGGTCCCTGGCAAGCAATGAACAAATCACCGAGGCAACAGCACCTAGTTCTAAACTCTTCTGTTGCAGCTGTGTGCGTCGCTGGGTTCCCCTGGCCTACAGAGAGGAGCTCTACCATGTTTTGCGTCTTTCCATGCCCCTG CTCATCTCCAGAATCTCAAACTTTCTACTGCCATTCGTCATCACAATATTCTGTGGTCACCTAGGAAATGCTGAATTGGCTGGATATGCCCTGGCCTCTGCG ACATTTGGCAGTAAGAACCTTAAGCGTGTGGGGGAGATTCTCCAGAGAAGTATTCTCATCCTCTTACTCTTCTGCCTGCCATGCTGGGCCATACTCATGAATGCTGAGTCCATACTACTCACCCTGAAGCAAGAACCAGAAGTGGCCAG GATTGCACAGCTGTATGTTATGGCTTTcctccctgctgttcct GCCATGTTTCTGCATCAACTGCAGGTGTCTTATCTGCAAAACCAG gGCATCATCCTGCCACAGATGTACACAGCAGTTGCTgccaacattttaaatattgcaacAAACTACATCCTGCTTTACTCAATGAAACTGGGAGTGAT GGGCTCTGCTGCAGCCAACAGTATCTCACAGATCTCCATCTGCCTCTTGCTGTTTGCTTACATACGCTGGAAAAAGCTGCATGTGAAGACATGGGGTG GCTGGTCTACTGCAGCACTGCAGGAGTGGGGCTCTTACATGAAACTGGCTATTCCCAGCACTCTCATGCTCTGTTTTGAGTGGTGGATCTATGAGATTGGAGGTTTCCTTGCAG GGATGCTGGGGGAGGTGGATCTTGCTGCTCAACATGTGTTGTTGGAGGTGGGGACCATTACTTACATG tttCCATTAGGTGTGCACGCGGCTGCTTGTGTGCGTGTGGGAAATGCGTTAGGAGCTGGAGATACTAACAGGGCCCTGATCACCAGTAAAGTGACTCTCTTGATCACAG GGGTTTTGGCTGTTTTACAGGGAATTGTGATGGGTTCCTCAAAATCAGTAGTGGGCTACATCTTCACCTCTGATGA GAGCATAGTGAAGATTGTCTCAGAAATTCTCACCCTGTTCATTTTCCTGCAATTTTTTGATGCTTTGGTG tgtgtgtgttcagggaTTCTTGTCGGCGCTGGGAAGCAGAAGATAGCAGCACTGTCCAACTTGATCTGTTACTACTGCATTGGATTACCAGTAGGAATATCATTGATGTTTCTGGCCGAGCTCAGGATTCTTG GTCTGTGGCTTGGCCTCTTCATATGTGTCATTATTCAGAGCTGTTTCTTCACCACTCTCATCTTCAAACTTAACTGGAAGAAGGTAACAGAGCAT GCCCAGAAACGTGCTGGCAAACATGCAAAGGTAGTATGTGTTCAAAAGGCGCCATCGATAGGACAGTCAGTCCTTGATACTCTGGTTTCTGAGGGACAGGACAGCAATGTGCAAACACCTGATATTGGAGCCTCAGCAAGTATCCCTGAACCTTGGGATGACATAACTGGAAACAAA GTTCAGCTAACAAGTAATAGCTCTGGAGTGGCCCGTTATGTCCAAGGGAGTACCCAGGAGCAGGTCAAACTTGTGATGGCGAGTGAATACGGAGAAACCCAATCTAAAACCTTGCTCTCTACGAACCAGCTTGTGCTCAGACGGGGACTTACACTGTTGACCACTGTCATGATCCTGATAGCTGGAGTTGCTGTGCATGTAACTTGTCCTCTTCCAGAGACTTTTAGTCCACATCATAGCAACCTAACAAAGGATTCAGGAAATTTTTCCACTTCTAACATCCTTCTCAACACCACATCAAGCTAA
- the slc47a1 gene encoding multidrug and toxin extrusion protein 1 isoform X1, which translates to MDKAGMPEACGSLASNEQITEATAPSSKLFCCSCVRRWVPLAYREELYHVLRLSMPLLISRISNFLLPFVITIFCGHLGNAELAGYALASATVNVTTTATGCGLALTCDTLVSQTFGSKNLKRVGEILQRSILILLLFCLPCWAILMNAESILLTLKQEPEVARIAQLYVMAFLPAVPAMFLHQLQVSYLQNQGIILPQMYTAVAANILNIATNYILLYSMKLGVMGSAAANSISQISICLLLFAYIRWKKLHVKTWGGWSTAALQEWGSYMKLAIPSTLMLCFEWWIYEIGGFLAGMLGEVDLAAQHVLLEVGTITYMFPLGVHAAACVRVGNALGAGDTNRALITSKVTLLITGVLAVLQGIVMGSSKSVVGYIFTSDESIVKIVSEILTLFIFLQFFDALVCVCSGILVGAGKQKIAALSNLICYYCIGLPVGISLMFLAELRILGLWLGLFICVIIQSCFFTTLIFKLNWKKVTEHAQKRAGKHAKVVCVQKAPSIGQSVLDTLVSEGQDSNVQTPDIGASASIPEPWDDITGNKVQLTSNSSGVARYVQGSTQEQVKLVMASEYGETQSKTLLSTNQLVLRRGLTLLTTVMILIAGVAVHVTCPLPETFSPHHSNLTKDSGNFSTSNILLNTTSS; encoded by the exons ATGGATAAAGCTGGGATGCCTGAGGCTTGCGGGTCCCTGGCAAGCAATGAACAAATCACCGAGGCAACAGCACCTAGTTCTAAACTCTTCTGTTGCAGCTGTGTGCGTCGCTGGGTTCCCCTGGCCTACAGAGAGGAGCTCTACCATGTTTTGCGTCTTTCCATGCCCCTG CTCATCTCCAGAATCTCAAACTTTCTACTGCCATTCGTCATCACAATATTCTGTGGTCACCTAGGAAATGCTGAATTGGCTGGATATGCCCTGGCCTCTGCG ACTGTTAATGTCACCACAACTGCCACAGGATGCGGTCTGGCCCTCACATGTGACACACTCGTCTCTCAG ACATTTGGCAGTAAGAACCTTAAGCGTGTGGGGGAGATTCTCCAGAGAAGTATTCTCATCCTCTTACTCTTCTGCCTGCCATGCTGGGCCATACTCATGAATGCTGAGTCCATACTACTCACCCTGAAGCAAGAACCAGAAGTGGCCAG GATTGCACAGCTGTATGTTATGGCTTTcctccctgctgttcct GCCATGTTTCTGCATCAACTGCAGGTGTCTTATCTGCAAAACCAG gGCATCATCCTGCCACAGATGTACACAGCAGTTGCTgccaacattttaaatattgcaacAAACTACATCCTGCTTTACTCAATGAAACTGGGAGTGAT GGGCTCTGCTGCAGCCAACAGTATCTCACAGATCTCCATCTGCCTCTTGCTGTTTGCTTACATACGCTGGAAAAAGCTGCATGTGAAGACATGGGGTG GCTGGTCTACTGCAGCACTGCAGGAGTGGGGCTCTTACATGAAACTGGCTATTCCCAGCACTCTCATGCTCTGTTTTGAGTGGTGGATCTATGAGATTGGAGGTTTCCTTGCAG GGATGCTGGGGGAGGTGGATCTTGCTGCTCAACATGTGTTGTTGGAGGTGGGGACCATTACTTACATG tttCCATTAGGTGTGCACGCGGCTGCTTGTGTGCGTGTGGGAAATGCGTTAGGAGCTGGAGATACTAACAGGGCCCTGATCACCAGTAAAGTGACTCTCTTGATCACAG GGGTTTTGGCTGTTTTACAGGGAATTGTGATGGGTTCCTCAAAATCAGTAGTGGGCTACATCTTCACCTCTGATGA GAGCATAGTGAAGATTGTCTCAGAAATTCTCACCCTGTTCATTTTCCTGCAATTTTTTGATGCTTTGGTG tgtgtgtgttcagggaTTCTTGTCGGCGCTGGGAAGCAGAAGATAGCAGCACTGTCCAACTTGATCTGTTACTACTGCATTGGATTACCAGTAGGAATATCATTGATGTTTCTGGCCGAGCTCAGGATTCTTG GTCTGTGGCTTGGCCTCTTCATATGTGTCATTATTCAGAGCTGTTTCTTCACCACTCTCATCTTCAAACTTAACTGGAAGAAGGTAACAGAGCAT GCCCAGAAACGTGCTGGCAAACATGCAAAGGTAGTATGTGTTCAAAAGGCGCCATCGATAGGACAGTCAGTCCTTGATACTCTGGTTTCTGAGGGACAGGACAGCAATGTGCAAACACCTGATATTGGAGCCTCAGCAAGTATCCCTGAACCTTGGGATGACATAACTGGAAACAAA GTTCAGCTAACAAGTAATAGCTCTGGAGTGGCCCGTTATGTCCAAGGGAGTACCCAGGAGCAGGTCAAACTTGTGATGGCGAGTGAATACGGAGAAACCCAATCTAAAACCTTGCTCTCTACGAACCAGCTTGTGCTCAGACGGGGACTTACACTGTTGACCACTGTCATGATCCTGATAGCTGGAGTTGCTGTGCATGTAACTTGTCCTCTTCCAGAGACTTTTAGTCCACATCATAGCAACCTAACAAAGGATTCAGGAAATTTTTCCACTTCTAACATCCTTCTCAACACCACATCAAGCTAA